In Camelus bactrianus isolate YW-2024 breed Bactrian camel chromosome 28, ASM4877302v1, whole genome shotgun sequence, a single window of DNA contains:
- the LOC141575396 gene encoding transport and Golgi organization protein 1 homolog produces MQRAMTTGDCSLEEGKKKMQDHHAASGSLKEREEDGFQRQVKKVRVLDEISGQRTMDTEGKVDMNGSELVGKQQVLAAKEEAELAEEETRWYKIRLEECHGQMREAEVTWRHQVTLAEKKAQDSSLRSQELEREISELRSENSDLRRVNSDLRRENSSELRREVAHLKQRLDAICRRRQAEEYMRQDPTPGGQYRLHPPLRDSGLGGAPVRNGTTFPAQEAEETQRRVATEFYPEGLLCSPGCRQAPGLMKGMARSCQLGTQCRGG; encoded by the exons ATGCAGCGAGCTATGACAACTggagactgcagcctggaag agggtaaaaagaaaatgcaagaccaccatgctgcatcgggatctctgaaagaacgtgaggaagacggtttccaaaggcaggtgaagaaagtacgcgtccttgatgaaatcagtggacagagaactatggacactgaagg gaaggtggacatgaacGGAAGTGAGCTAGTGGGAAAGCAGCAGGtgttggcagcaaaggaggaggcagaattggctgaagaggagacaagatggtaCAA gataagacttgaagaatgtcaTGGGCAAATGCGGGAAGCAGAGGTCACTTGGAGACACCag gtcactcttgccgagaagaaggcccaagacagctcg ctcaggtctcaggagctggagagggaaatctctgaattgagaagtgaaaactctgacctgagaagggtaaattctgacctgagaagggaaaactcctctgagctgagaagggaagttgcccacctgaaacagag attggatgcaatctgcagacggaggcaggcagaggaatacatgaggcaGGATCCCACCCCAGGAGGACAGTacaggctgcaccctcccctgagag ATTCAGGGCTGGGTGGCGCCCCTGTTAGGAATGGCACCACATTTCcggctcaggaggcagaggaaacccAG AGACGTGTGGCAACAGAGTTTTATCCCGAAGGCctcctgtgcagcccaggctgcaggcaggccccagggtTGATGAAGGGCATGGCGCGTAGCTGCCAACTGGGCacccagtgcaggggagggtgA